The genomic interval CTCCTTAAAACATTTCCCCGAAAAACTATTCAACTCGATCTTCCGCTCCGCCGTCTTTAAGCGATATCTCGATCGCCTCTTCTAACGGATGATTTAAAGTCCAACCTCCCGTGGTTTTCACAGGGTTGCATTTAATCCACCCCGCCGTAAAACCGAAGAAAATAATTGCGAGACCTTGCCCCGATTGCATCTATGAAATAGTTTTTTCATATATGCAATTTTTTCTGCCGTTTTCAATTTCTTTAAAACAACCAGATCTGAATAGACATTGATCGATGACAATTCCTTCAATAACAAACCGATGAAAGAAGTCACTACTCCATACTCAATGCCGTAATTATGCTGTTGCAGAGCTTGTTTAGTACCGCCGCTTCAGTCAGCAGTCGAGGAGGTCGAATTGATTAATAAAAATTTGTGGAAAATAGCTTGAGTATTCACTTCATAAAGATATCCGATTTAGAATCCATCTTTGTTCAGACTGGCGATTTTGTGATTTACCTATATCTAAAAAATTCTTTTGTACGTTCAACTTCCCTCCAACTACTTCATTGTATGTGATCACAAAATACAGTATCTAATAAGTTATCATTATTATTGGATAAAATCAATCCTTTTTATTGTTACTTAAATGCTCCCAAACATTATCTAAAAACGTCTTTGACATATATTTTTCAGTAATCGCAAAATATATTACATAAATGAACAATATCTGCGTTAAAAGGGGGGGTTACCTTACCAAGACCCGTTCATTGACCGCGGGCCGTGCCGGCTTTTATTACCGGCCGAGATAAGCTTTTATTGAATTGACTTACCGCCAATGATTCCCCGCCCGTAGAAACAGGCAAAAGAAGGCGGGCGATCAGATAATGTGGAAGTCAAAAAAAAGGCCTTGGGACAAATCCAAGGCCGTTGTTACTTTTTCTTCAACGCCTAAACGAAAAGTTGCACCGTATCGGCGAAAGACCCTTCAAAACTCGGCGCCTTTTCCGGCCCCGACCGGGTTGCAGCGGACAATCTTTGTATACTAACTTCTCTTTGTCTTGACTCCAAGGAGCATTATGGAAGAGACAAGGGCCAAGCCGGCGCCCATGAAAAACGCATAAGCGGGGCCTATATATTCCCACACCAGGCCGAACAGAAGACTTGCCGGAAAGGCTGAGATTCCCACGGCCAGGTTGAAGAGCCCGTAAGCCGTCCCTATCCTCTCCTCTTTAACCATGTCCGCAACCAGGGCTTTCTCTGTTCCCTCGGTCAGGCCGAAGTAGACGCCGTATAGGGCAAAGAGGATCCATATCCCGGCGCTCGTGGTTGTCAAGGCGAATGCGACGTAGATTGCCCCGTAGACCGCCCACCCGGCCATAATCACCCTCTTTCTCCCGACCCGATCCGAGAGGACCCCCCCTGGAAACGATGTCAATGTCTTCACTATATGAAGAGCCATCCAGATTAGGGGGATATGGATCATGCCTACCCCAGCATCGCTCGCCTTGAGCAGCAGGAAGGCATCGGAGGAATTGCCGAGGGCGAAGATGAAAACGGTGAGGAGGTAATACCTGAAGTTTTTATCCATCCCCTTCAGCCCCTCTTTGAGGGTCAGGCTCTCAACCCCCTCCTTCGGCCTGACCTCCTTTACCGCAAAGAATACCAGTACCAAAACCACCGCCCCGGGTATCGCGGAGAGGAAAAAAAGAAACTTCAGGTCTTCGTTGATCAACGGGAGGACCATCGTGGCCGCAAGGGGCCCCATCACCGCCCCGGCATGGTCCATTGCCCTCTGAAAACCGAAGGCGGCGCCCCTCTTTTTATCGCCGGCGGAATCCGCCAGCAGCGCGTCCCTCGGCGATGTCCTTATCCCCTTCCCCACCCGGTCGGAAAACCTGAAGAAGAGGACGTGCCACCATGAGGTGGAAAGGGCGATGAGGGGGCGAACCACGTTCGAAAGGGTATATCCCCCGGCGAAGATCGGCTTTCTCCTCTTGTACTTGTCCGAGAAGTAACCGGAGAAAAACTTCAACACCGCGGCCGTGCTCTCGGCGACCCCCTCTATGACCCCCAACGCAAGGGCCCCCGCACCCAATACCGTGGTCAAAAATAGGGGGAGGAGGGGATAGATCATCTCCGATGCGAAATCGTTGAAGAAGCTGATCAGGCCGAGGGAGAAGATGTTCTTTCTCTTTTCCCCCTCGTTATTGTAGGAGCCGCCTTTCGCCATTTCGACTTTCTTTCCATTCTCTAATCTGTGCCGATAACTGAAACGCCTTCTTGTAGTTTCATCGGAGCCTGAGGCTTTTATTAAAAATTCCGTAGTAATTTCTCGTCGTTAAAAAATGATAAAAACCATCGGCGCCCCTGTTGTCTTATTGGTCTCGCTCTCCCCTTAAAAAAAACGATCGATTTTTCGTGACACCAAAACCCTGCGATAAAAATTAACTCCATGACGAGGTTTTATTTTTAAAACACCCTTCTTTAGCCATCAATTCTTAGACCCCGACCTTTCCACAAGACTTGAAATATCGCAGCCGCCGTTGCCCTCACTTACAAGCTTTAAGGATGATCCCTCCATGGCGAAGAGGGACCACTGCTCGACGGCCCGGTTCTCAACCACCAGAAGCCTTCCGTCCGGCTTTAAGGCCCGCCTCAGATTCTCTATCGCAGCCAAGATCTCCCCATTCGTAAAATAGCTCCTGTTTAAGACATTGGCGATCTTGATCAGATCGACCTTTTCATGGGGCCACGGGTCAAACATGTTCCACTCTAAAATCATAACCCTCGAGTCTTTCTTTGCCAACTCCATCAGCCTCGGCAGACACAGGGAGATCTCCCTTGCCGCCCCCCCGTCGTACTTCGGGGCGCGGGACAACAACAGGTTTGAAAGCCATTTCAGGGGAAGTAGCAAGTTCTTCCGATCGTAATAGACTACAAACCTATCCGTTATTTTCATATAACAGCTTTTGGTCAAAGGGTCGTAAAAATAAGTGGCCCCTTTGTATTGGAAGTAATAAAGACTGAGGCATCTGTCTGCAGCATAGAACTTTTTAAAGCCCTTACCCAGCCTCTCTATTATGTTAAGGGATGTGCTTCCGTCCGAAACACCGACGTCCAAAATCACCCCGTTCTCTTTTTTGGACATCAATTCATAAATCAGATCGTCTGATAATGGATGCCTTTTGTCTTGAGTGGCCCTCCAGATATTATATGTGCATATTGTGGAAACGTATTTTGTGAATTCCTCCTCATCAAGCTCGAATCCCCTGATGATCCCGCGAGGGTCGCCTGTATTCGGAAGAAATCTACATAAGTATCTGTTGAGATACGACCTGTTGAATTTTATTGAACAGTGGAAATCCATATTTTAGCCTAACCTTCTGACAAGTCTTTTTAAAGATATTCAAAAGGGGATATGGCCGGTGAAACTAAAGTCCGACTACTTCTCCCGGCATAGTCCTTCGAGGAGGTCTTCCGTTCTTTTCACCATCAGGTCTATGCCGAAGTTTTTCACGATCCGCTCCCTGATTTCACCCGGCAAGACCGAGATCGTTTGATAGTCGTAATCGGACAGGGCGCTCGACAGTCCCTCGGCAAGCCCCCTCGCGTCGTTTGAACTCACGACCCTGCCGCAGTCCCCCAGGATCAGCGCCGAGTCCCCAACGTTAGTGACCACCGGGTAGACACCGCAGGCCATCGCCTCGCATATCACGTTAGAGAAGCCCTCGCTCAAGGAAGACGAAACGAATATATCGAGGGCGTTGTAAACGGCGTTCATTTTGCTGTGGTATCCCGCCCAGATTATCTTTTCCCCAAGGCCGAGCTCTTCCGCCAACCCCTTCAATGAATCGGTGTAGTCTGCCGGGCCGTCCCCGACAAAAACGAAGCGGACGTCATCGTATTTTCCGGAAACGGTCGATGCGGCCATGAGAAATGTCCCGTGATCCTTGATCGGATCGAGCCTCCCCACCATCCCGACGAGCCTTTGACCTTCGCCGACACCCCACTCCCTCCTTACACCCTTGCCCTCCTCAGGGCTGATAAAGAATCTTTCGGTATCGATGCCGTTTTGTACGACCCTTATCTTTTCGGGGGGGAAGCCCCTTCTTTTGGCGTACTCGAGGCCCGCGTTGGAGTTTGCGATGATGAGATCGGGGACAAAGGCCAAACCCCTCTCGACAAGATAACTCAGGCGGGATAGCCAATCGTAGTAATGAAGCTCTATCTCCGAGTAGCGTATCCCCCAAACGATTTTTACGCCCGGGAAAAACGGCTTTAGGAGGGCGATGATGATATTCGGCGTCCCAAGGAATCCGTATATGAGGTCGGGCCTGATCGTGCGGACCGTCTTGACAAAACGCCGCAGAAAACCGAAGATATCCCACCTGCCGGCCTTCTTTAATGAAACGACCGGGACGCCGGACTCCTTAAGGTCGTCAAACAATCTCCCTGAGTCGTAAAAGGTTACCACGGTCACGCCGCCGCGGCTCCCGTA from Candidatus Zymogenus saltonus carries:
- a CDS encoding MFS transporter, coding for MAKGGSYNNEGEKRKNIFSLGLISFFNDFASEMIYPLLPLFLTTVLGAGALALGVIEGVAESTAAVLKFFSGYFSDKYKRRKPIFAGGYTLSNVVRPLIALSTSWWHVLFFRFSDRVGKGIRTSPRDALLADSAGDKKRGAAFGFQRAMDHAGAVMGPLAATMVLPLINEDLKFLFFLSAIPGAVVLVLVFFAVKEVRPKEGVESLTLKEGLKGMDKNFRYYLLTVFIFALGNSSDAFLLLKASDAGVGMIHIPLIWMALHIVKTLTSFPGGVLSDRVGRKRVIMAGWAVYGAIYVAFALTTTSAGIWILFALYGVYFGLTEGTEKALVADMVKEERIGTAYGLFNLAVGISAFPASLLFGLVWEYIGPAYAFFMGAGLALVSSIMLLGVKTKRS
- a CDS encoding class I SAM-dependent methyltransferase, giving the protein MKITDRFVVYYDRKNLLLPLKWLSNLLLSRAPKYDGGAAREISLCLPRLMELAKKDSRVMILEWNMFDPWPHEKVDLIKIANVLNRSYFTNGEILAAIENLRRALKPDGRLLVVENRAVEQWSLFAMEGSSLKLVSEGNGGCDISSLVERSGSKN
- a CDS encoding glycosyltransferase, which translates into the protein MKHEPPCRIMLLIPSLNIGGAEVQLVNLAKGLYGSRGGVTVVTFYDSGRLFDDLKESGVPVVSLKKAGRWDIFGFLRRFVKTVRTIRPDLIYGFLGTPNIIIALLKPFFPGVKIVWGIRYSEIELHYYDWLSRLSYLVERGLAFVPDLIIANSNAGLEYAKRRGFPPEKIRVVQNGIDTERFFISPEEGKGVRREWGVGEGQRLVGMVGRLDPIKDHGTFLMAASTVSGKYDDVRFVFVGDGPADYTDSLKGLAEELGLGEKIIWAGYHSKMNAVYNALDIFVSSSLSEGFSNVICEAMACGVYPVVTNVGDSALILGDCGRVVSSNDARGLAEGLSSALSDYDYQTISVLPGEIRERIVKNFGIDLMVKRTEDLLEGLCREK